In the genome of Planctomyces sp. SH-PL62, the window AAGAAGTTCGAGGTCGATTCGTTCCGGTCGACCTACCTGTTCCTCATGGTGGTGACGGTGAGCCTGCTCACGTATCTCCAGATCGTCATCCTCCTGGCGACGTTCCAGGAGATCGGCGGTGGGCCGCGTTGGCTGAACATCGGCCGCGCCCTGGTGGGGGGGATGCTCGTCTTCTTCGGCCTGATGGGGAACGTGATGGGGAAGGTGCGGAAGAATTTCTACATCGGCATCCGGGTCCCCTGGACGCTCGCCAGCGATCGGGTGTGGAACGATACGCACCGGCTGGCGGCCTGGCTGATGGTCGCCGGCTCGGTGGCGGGGCTGGGCGTGGTGGCGAGCGGCGCCCCGTTGGCCATCTCCTTCGGGGTGCTGCTCGCCTCGGTCCTGGCGCCGGTCGTCTATTCGTTCTTCCGCTACAAGACCCTGGAGCGCCGGGGGGCGCTCTGAGCCGGGGTCATTCGCCGGCGTCGATCCAACGGGCGATGTCCGCCGCCGAGACGGCTCCGTCGTCGATGCGAAGCTCGCCCGGCGCCCCGGCGCGGTCATAGGCGGCTTTCGGCCAGTTCCTGGCGAAGTTCGCCCCAGGGCGGACGACCCGAAGCGACGCCGGGGCCGACAGGGCAGCGGCGCCGCGGAGCCCGCCGAACTGCTGGACGCCGGGAAGGTCGATCGCGGCGGGGGCGGGGCCGCGCGCGTCCTCGTCGTCCCCGCCGTCGAGATCGAAGGCCGATCGTGCGAGGTTTCCGAGTCGCGGCCTCGCCAGAAGCGCCTGACGGCCGGCGAGTCCGCTGGCGAACAGCG includes:
- a CDS encoding SdpI family protein, giving the protein MTRVYWIVAIVLGAFAWGLSAWYFPSLPESIPTHWNIHGEVDGHGGRATIFLMPAFATGLLVLFAMLPTLSPKKFEVDSFRSTYLFLMVVTVSLLTYLQIVILLATFQEIGGGPRWLNIGRALVGGMLVFFGLMGNVMGKVRKNFYIGIRVPWTLASDRVWNDTHRLAAWLMVAGSVAGLGVVASGAPLAISFGVLLASVLAPVVYSFFRYKTLERRGAL